Proteins from a single region of Procambarus clarkii isolate CNS0578487 chromosome 32, FALCON_Pclarkii_2.0, whole genome shotgun sequence:
- the LOC138370433 gene encoding uncharacterized protein produces the protein MEDEKVARFIDTRDEQVLEDCTKAQLHLIADHFGIQLRSSKVGERRLEIVARLKARDEASREERPQTPATARENLDIGGNSRGSSGSRRGVKLEMMKLQLEAQLHRGEREHEAQLKREEREAELKREERDAQLKCEEREAQLRREEAQLKHEEREAQLRREERKLEAKLKRQEIEANREVELKQAELGLAPPPPLQQEDRRVREHDLPVFVPKEAEGFFDHFERGSYLEEVAESRVGGAGPV, from the coding sequence ATGGAGGACGAGAaggtagcaaggtttattgacaccagggatgaacaggtgctggaggattgCACCAAAGCACAGCTGCATTTAATAGCTGACCACTTTGGAATCCAGTTGAGATCCTCCAAAGTGGGAGAAAGGAGGCTTGAGATTGTGGCACGGCTCAAGGCCCGGGATGAGGCTTCaagggaggaacggccacagacaCCTGCCACTGCAAGGGAGAATTTAGACATTGGTGGAAAcagtaggggatccagcggcagccggCGCGGCGTCAAGCTGGAGatgatgaagctgcagctggaggcaCAGCTGCACAGGGGGGAACGTGAGcacgaagcacagctgaagcgtgaagaacgagaagcagagctgaagcgtgaagaacgagatgCACAGCTGAagtgtgaagaacgagaagcacagctgaggagagaagaagcacagctgaagcatgaagaacgagaagcacagctgagacgGGAGGAGCGCAAGCTGGAAGCCAAGCTGAAGCGGCAAGAGATTGAAGCCAACAGAGAGGTTGAGCTGAAGCAGGCTGAACTAGGGCtagccccacccccacccctacagcagGAGGACCGCCGGGTACGAGAGCATGATttaccggtctttgtgcctaaagAAGCTGAGGGCTTCTTTGACCATTTCGAGAGGGGtagctaccttgaagaagtggccgagagcagagtgggcggagctggtccagtgtag